Part of the Gammaproteobacteria bacterium genome, CACCTTGACTACCTATTTCAGATAAATCTGATTGAGATAAATGATGCGATTTCATCAAGAATTTTAACGCATCAATGCCTTTTATTTTTGGCTCATGTAGCTCTTGTTCATCATAAAGAGAAACAAGATAACTAACAGAATCTACCAACCCCATCAATCGATGATTTTCATTATCTCCAACAATATCAAGCAACTCATCTAATTGCGTTGTTAACTCAACATACTGTTTTTTGTTTTTAGGATATTTAACAATCGGAGC contains:
- a CDS encoding helix-turn-helix domain-containing protein, which gives rise to MQQQLTEAIKYWSYIAPIVKYPKNKKQYVELTTQLDELLDIVGDNENHRLMGLVDSVSYLVSLYDEQELHEPKIKGIDALKFLMKSHHLSQSDLSEIGSQGVVSEILRGKRLLNLRQIKLLAKRFKVDSSTFIDD